A section of the Leptospira semungkisensis genome encodes:
- a CDS encoding TetR/AcrR family transcriptional regulator yields MGLREQKKEQTRKAISDLATQLFMEKGYHEVTTAQIAKLANVSVPTLFNYFPNKESLVFDEDIEREERLLHAVSSRKKGVSILDALLDFGLKNPAINSMNRKLVREFRSFIKSTPELSLYERQITMRYESSLAKVLQKEAKAKLGEVEAQSIAHFILDAFYRASDSSRPHKTLETLFAILKNGWGE; encoded by the coding sequence TTGGGACTAAGAGAGCAAAAAAAGGAACAAACCCGCAAAGCAATCTCAGATTTGGCAACCCAGCTCTTTATGGAAAAGGGCTATCATGAGGTTACAACGGCTCAAATAGCTAAACTCGCCAATGTTTCGGTGCCGACCTTGTTTAACTATTTTCCGAATAAGGAATCTCTTGTCTTTGATGAAGATATCGAAAGGGAAGAGAGATTGCTGCATGCGGTTTCCTCTCGAAAAAAGGGAGTTTCGATACTTGATGCACTCCTTGATTTCGGATTAAAGAATCCTGCAATCAATTCTATGAATCGCAAGCTTGTAAGAGAATTCAGGAGTTTTATCAAGTCGACCCCGGAGCTTTCTCTTTATGAAAGACAAATCACGATGAGATACGAGAGCTCTCTTGCGAAAGTTCTTCAAAAAGAGGCAAAGGCGAAATTGGGCGAGGTAGAGGCGCAATCCATTGCACATTTTATATTGGATGCATTCTATAGGGCGAGCGATTCTTCTCGTCCTCATAAAACTTTAGAAACACTCTTCGCGATTTTAAAAAATGGATGGGGGGAATGA
- a CDS encoding FAD-dependent oxidoreductase yields the protein MNQTNHTPIAIIGAGLGGLTLARVLHVHGIKSTIYEAEASEHARTQGGMLDIHEDNGQLALKAADLFEEFLDIIHAGGQATRLLDKEGNILFDESDDGTGGRPEVLRGDLRQILINSLPTDTIQWGHKVKETSSLGDGHHLLTFANGLSVTTDLLVGADGAWSRVRPLVSEAKPVYTGTSFIETYLFDSDNRHKASAEIVGSGALFALAPEKGIVTHRETNGVLHTYVALSKPKDWIEKIDFSDPAKALVNVADEFNDWAPELRALIAEGETAAPRPVHSLPANHKWTRVPGVTLLGDAAHLMAPSGEGANLAMYDGAELGKAIAAHPGDIEAALLVYEKELFTRSASAAIDAEVIFKACYGDNAPESLLEFFKNVEPAN from the coding sequence ATGAACCAAACAAATCACACTCCAATCGCAATCATTGGCGCCGGACTAGGAGGCTTAACTCTTGCTCGAGTCCTACATGTTCATGGCATTAAATCTACGATCTATGAAGCCGAGGCTTCAGAACATGCGAGAACCCAGGGAGGGATGCTCGATATTCACGAAGACAATGGACAGTTAGCACTCAAAGCGGCAGACCTGTTTGAAGAATTTCTCGACATCATTCACGCCGGAGGGCAAGCGACTCGGTTACTCGACAAGGAGGGAAATATCCTATTCGACGAGTCAGACGATGGAACAGGCGGGAGACCGGAAGTATTGCGAGGGGATCTTCGACAGATTCTTATCAACTCCCTTCCTACTGATACAATCCAATGGGGACACAAAGTCAAAGAGACATCTTCACTTGGTGACGGACACCATTTATTAACCTTTGCTAACGGCCTATCAGTTACTACTGACCTACTCGTGGGCGCCGATGGCGCTTGGTCGAGAGTTCGTCCACTTGTTTCCGAAGCAAAGCCTGTGTACACCGGGACTTCATTCATCGAGACCTATCTTTTTGACAGTGACAACCGTCATAAAGCAAGTGCAGAAATTGTTGGAAGTGGCGCGTTATTCGCTCTTGCACCTGAGAAGGGAATTGTAACCCACCGTGAAACCAACGGAGTACTCCACACTTACGTGGCCTTAAGCAAACCTAAGGACTGGATCGAGAAAATAGATTTCTCTGATCCTGCTAAAGCCTTAGTAAATGTTGCGGACGAATTTAATGACTGGGCTCCTGAATTAAGAGCTCTTATCGCAGAAGGTGAAACGGCTGCGCCTCGCCCAGTTCATTCCCTTCCCGCCAATCACAAATGGACTCGCGTGCCTGGAGTAACATTACTCGGCGATGCGGCACATTTGATGGCACCGTCCGGAGAAGGAGCTAATTTAGCAATGTATGATGGAGCAGAACTTGGGAAGGCAATCGCAGCTCACCCTGGTGATATAGAAGCTGCCTTGCTAGTCTACGAAAAAGAGCTCTTCACTCGCAGTGCATCTGCTGCCATAGACGCAGAGGTAATCTTCAAAGCTTGCTATGGAGATAACGCACCGGAAAGCTTACTGGAGTTTTTTAAAAACGTCGAGCCAGCAAATTGA